A stretch of the Elephas maximus indicus isolate mEleMax1 chromosome 3, mEleMax1 primary haplotype, whole genome shotgun sequence genome encodes the following:
- the LOC126071512 gene encoding olfactory receptor 10X1-like, with translation MQTNQTIVKEFTLLGFSLYPDAQISLFVIFFCLYLLTLMGNLTIMGLTWVDRALHTPMYIFLSALSFSETCYTLSIIPKMLADLLAKNRSISVIGCGLQMYFFLGLAGTNCIILTLMGYDRFLAICKPLRYPLLMTNIVCGQLVASAWAGGFFISLIETALIFRDFFCSSNLVKHFFCHMRAIVRLSCLDSNLTEFMVTLISESGLLGTFLLIILTYVFILSTVLRIPSAEGKQKAFSTCASHLTVVIIHFSFASVVFLKPEGSRRDDTLIAVPYTVITPFLSPLIFSLRNKDMKNAFVKVVGKIVS, from the coding sequence ATGCAGACCAACCAGACAATAGTGAAGGAATTCACCCTCCTTGGCTTTTCTCTTTACCCAGATGCACAGATATCactatttgtcattttcttttgccTCTATCTTCTCACCCTCATGGGTAACCTGACCATCATGGGTCTAACCTGGGTGGACAGAGCCCTCCACACCCCTATGTACATCTTCCTGAGtgcactctccttttctgagactTGCTACACATTGAGCATCATCCCCAAAATGCTGGCAGATCTACTGGCCAAGAACAGAAGCATCTCGGTCATAGGTTGTGGCTTACAGATGTATTTCTTCTTAGGACTTGCAGGCACTAACTGCATCATCCTCACTTTAATGGGGTATGATCGCTTTCTGGCCATCTGCAAACCTCTCAGATATCCACTGCTCATGACCAACATAGTATGTGGACAACTTGTGGCCTCCGCTTGGGCTGGAGGCTTCTTTATCTCTCTGATAGAGACAGCACTGATATTCAGAGACTTTTTCTGCAGTTCCAACCTTGTCAAACACTTCTTCTGCCATATGCGTGCCATTGTGAGATTGTCCTGTTTAGACAGCAACCTCACAGAATTCATGGTAACATTGATCTCAGAATCAGGTTTGCTGGGTACCTTCCTACTCATTATCCTCACTTATGTCTTCATTCTTTCCACTGTCCTAAGGATTCCTTCAGCTGAGGGCAAGCAGAAGGCATTTtccacctgtgcctcccacctcacAGTGGTCATAATCCATTTTAGTTTTGCATCTGTTGTTTTCCTGAAGCCAGAGGGTTCACGAAGAGATGACACACTTATAGCTGTCCCTTACACTGTTATTACTCCTTTCCTCAGCCCCCTCATTTTCAGCCTCAGGAATAAGGACATGAAGAATGCTTTTGTAAAGGTGGTGGGAAAGATAGTAAGCTAG